In Mercenaria mercenaria strain notata chromosome 14, MADL_Memer_1, whole genome shotgun sequence, the following are encoded in one genomic region:
- the LOC128548573 gene encoding uncharacterized protein LOC128548573 — protein sequence MESIRGDISILLFMSAFLSLKTTSAQGTDSSFSPKSNLSDHFNMATHSLGTETPHEGSDTKPDYSIPAETATSNDINNSMSYNYSDYYDYGDEYIYPGYPFERPMYLYIWETLVILTFLVNIVVVSILLRKKMRSATNLILAAIAISDTLTGLITLPTYIMVYQNYDPLPDSHYMYNDYNSGNITTNDSTSLSMDRDTRDMLSNQDLGVSTSSAENQTMSFVSSNPLYDGTTEIPRYNLHPTHPPLDGYILTKDLCRGFMISKYFLSKMFHTVSIFLTLFLGIQRYVSVAFPFKSQSIFTVKKTIIFCVVISVISPVLHVYHLATDKAEDGLCQWTLGEEGCGGDCIYLWVLFFVRHLVPCVSLTTFTILFIKHLRLGTRNLRRIDSNASQVLKRKEENRRISIIVTAIVIVFLIPEIPYGIFLLYSAVQKTVIKEKYFHLETNRAIHMAYEILLVLTFNANFYIYTFLNKKFRKCLYRTYIKPMQRLVGDTRRLSISRTSTISKMATRKTDCSSSQGAIELKAMQTSSSDRSVTMETKLKQSVSPDTSKSCSNVDSNELSALNANV from the coding sequence ATGGAAAGCATTCGTGGTGACATATCAATATTGCTGTTCATGTCAgcatttctttctttaaaaacaacATCTGCACAAGGAACCGACTCATCATTTTCACCTAAAAGCAATTTATCCGATCATTTTAATATGGCAACACACTCACTTGGGACAGAAACACCACACGAAGGATCAGATACAAAGCCGGACTACTCCATTCCGGCTGAAACCGCAACTAGCAACGACATCAATAACAGTATGTCTTACAACTACAGTGACTATTACGACTATGGGGACGAGTACATATACCCTGGCTACCCATTTGAAAGACCAATGTACTTGTATATCTGGGAAACACTGGTCATTTTAACATTTCTAGTAAACATCGTCGTGGTATCTATCTTGCTGCGCAAAAAGATGCGCAGCGCAACAAACTTGATACTTGCCGCTATTGCAATATCAGACACACTAACGGGACTGATTACTTTGCCTACATATATCATGGTGTACCAGAACTATGATCCTCTGCCAGACAGTCATTACATGTACAATGACTACAACTCTGGCAACATAACGACCAATGATTCAACCTCATTGTCAATGGATCGTGACACGAGAGATATGTTATCCAATCAAGATCTTGGAGTTTCAACTTCATCCGCTGAGAACCAAACTATGTCTTTTGTGTCCTCTAATCCATTGTATGACGGTACTACTGAAATACCACGATATAACCTTCATCCTACACATCCTCCTCTCGATGGGTACATTCTAACAAAGGACCTATGTCGTGGCTTTATGATATCGAAATATTTCTTATCCAAGATGTTTCATACCGTATCAATATTCCTCACATTATTTCTTGGAATTCAAAGATACGTTTCTGTTGCGTTCCCATTCAAGTCACAATCTATTTTTACCGtcaagaaaacaataattttctgTGTTGTTATATCCGTCATATCCCCTGTTCTTCATGTATATCATCTAGCTACCGATAAAGCGGAAGACGGACTGTGCCAATGGACCCTTGGCGAAGAAGGTTGCGGCGGCGATTGTATATATCTCTGGGTACTGTTTTTCGTACGTCATTTGGTACCATGCGTCTCGCTGACAACGTTTACTATTCTGTTTATCAAACATTTAAGATTAGGTACAAGAAATTTGCGAAGGATCGACAGTAATGCCTCACAAGTATTAAAACGGAAGGAAGAAAACCGCCGTATTTCGATCATAGTTACAGCTATTGTGATCGTGTTCCTGATTCCTGAAATACCATACGGTATTTTCCTATTGTATAGTGCTGTCCAAAAAACAGTGattaaagaaaagtattttcACCTGGAAACAAACAGAGCAATTCATATGGCTtatgaaattttacttgttctcaCCTTCAACGCAAACTTCtatatttacacatttttaaacaagaagTTTCGTAAATGTTTGTACAGGACATATATTAAACCAATGCAAAGATTAGTTGGGGATACACGGAGGTTGTCTATCTCCCGTACATCCACCATTTCTAAAATGGCTACACGGAAGACGGATTGCAGTTCTTCCCAGGGAGCTATAGAGCTGAAAGCCATGCAGACAAGTAGTTCGGACAGGTCGGTCACTATGGAAACAAAGTTAAAGCAGTCGGTATCCCCTGATACATCAAAAAGTTGCTCGAATGTCGATAGTAATGAACTCTCTGCATTGAATGCTAATGTGTAG